ACTATCACCACGGTCAGCGGCAAGAAGCTACCTGTGCTAATCGACAGCATCTGCGTGCATGGCGATTCTGCCGAGTCGGTTGCGATGGCTGCTAGGGTCAAGGCTGAGCTGCAAAGCAACGGCTGGCAGTTAGAGCCCCTGAGCCGCCGTCAGGCATTCGCCTAAGGGCGCCATAAGGCCCGTTAATCAGTGGCGGTTTAGTTGCTGGTCGTACTGCATGTCTTTCTCGCCAAGCCCGGTCTTTCCGGGCTTTTTCGTTATTGATCGCTTCTACGCCAGTAGTGCGAGCGGGCCATTCGTCCCTATTAGGTGGCTTGCCGCAAGGCGCTGATGAGGCACTGGATAGACAATTGAAGCATCGCTAAAAGTGTTCTTTTAACTTAATTAAATATCGCTAAAAAAGATTTATATCTCTTCCTATGATTGCGGCAAGTCCCACAATAAAACTGACCCCATAGGTATCCAAATGAGCTTGCCAGGCCAACGTATTTTCCCCGCAGCGCAACCGGCATCAAACGACGTGATCCAGGCACTGCAGAGCGTCGTGACTCCCCACCTTAGCGACAACATGGCTCGCCACATCGGCATCAAGGGCCTGAAGCGCTACAACACCACCGGAAAGCTGGTCGGTACGGCACTGACAGTTAAGACTCGTCCAGGTGACAACCTGTTCATCTATAAGGCGCTGCCCCTGATTCAGCCTGGCCATGTGCTGGTGATCGACGCTCAGGGCGACACCAACAACGCAGTGATTGGCGAGCTGATCAAGCTGTATGCGCAAAGTCGTGGCTGTGTAGGTTTCATCGTCGACGGTGCTATTCGTGACGTTGCCAGTTTTACGGATGTGCCTTGCTACGCGCGTGATGTGATCCATTGCGGCCCTTACAAATCGGGCCCTGGCGAAATCAACGTGCCGGTCAGCATTGGCGGTCAGATCATTGAGCCTGGTGACATCATCGTTGCCGATGAAGACGGCGTGGTGAGTTTTCCCCAGGCTCATGCCGAGGAGTTGTTGCGCCTTGCTACACGCCATGCCGCCATCGAAGAGGACGTCAAGGCGGAAATCGCCAGTGGCGCCAAATCTCAAAGCTGGCTCGACAAGTATCTCTAACGCCCCGATAGCTGACTTTCAGCGGACAGGAAATCTCATGCTTCTCTCGCATCGCCTGAATCAGATCAAACCTTCGCCAAGCATTGCCGCCAATGCCTTGGTGACCGAGCTGCGCAAACAGGGCCGGGATATCGTCAACTTCACCATCGGCGAACCCGACCTAGATACTCCAGCGCATATCGTCGAGGCGGCGATCGTTGCCCTGCGTGCCGGTGATACTCATTACACTGCCGCTGCTGGGACGCTGGAAGTGCGTCAGGCCGTTGCCGAGAAGCTTCAGCGTGACAATCACCTCGATTACGGCCTTGATGAAATCGTGGTAGGTGTTGGTGGCAAGCACATCATCTATCATGCGTTCGCCGCCACGCTCAATGCCGGTGACGAAGTCATCGTGCACGCCCCGTACTGGGTGTCCTACCC
The window above is part of the Pseudomonas oryzihabitans genome. Proteins encoded here:
- a CDS encoding RraA family protein translates to MSLPGQRIFPAAQPASNDVIQALQSVVTPHLSDNMARHIGIKGLKRYNTTGKLVGTALTVKTRPGDNLFIYKALPLIQPGHVLVIDAQGDTNNAVIGELIKLYAQSRGCVGFIVDGAIRDVASFTDVPCYARDVIHCGPYKSGPGEINVPVSIGGQIIEPGDIIVADEDGVVSFPQAHAEELLRLATRHAAIEEDVKAEIASGAKSQSWLDKYL